The Paenibacillus sp. YPG26 genome includes a window with the following:
- a CDS encoding YcdB/YcdC domain-containing protein, with protein sequence MNGIGNSKEEFTPTSGENTFGEGTYGRKNRPLVFAACTLVLLMLSSPTAAWADSKVTIADTKFASGSVSSTSVSVTSDKLPKGAKITSAQADKAVKEMFPLLAKVSLDSAEFGRKDSYPVDYDKKWELRYNLQMGNWGTSFSAQVDGVTGEVLNVNLPGRLIQSSTKEGASKVDQAGAKKIALEWLSAKVKGLDVQNIRENKGYYGQYGALFVAQDYYFNFEVPVNGLYSNYESVQVGVSRTGEVSMYGRSKAFAEYPSPKPAITLESADQKFKYSFDVELTYIPDQLNSRSTPKYFLGYVPVDSSMNSIDAVTGKKTDPQYGTPKSLLKAESIPAGGIAFTPSKQPIEDGEEAVERIKSLVSIPSEFKVDYKQLTRRWDNPTRKAWNVSFRNGSERNGPTEGIQAEVDANTGQILAVYYNDYYPEVKEYKPKGKILNAKGAKEKALQIVKKLVPDAASEYKLTSVMDRDPKVSSSNYHYSFKRYINGIPVMNNSIDLALSSDGVIRSFSTGATVNASAFAESKPAISKEEAKSAYLKNWTMELRYERFGGTYELGGSTTPVSVKLVYAPVPKSSELGSDYYAYSPIDANTGKLRGGYAPFMASKVNEATDIKGHPLEKALAEAVQYRVLLPDENGLVLPNDQINQGEWINMAARALNPDLGYYYGGADGGTIAGVTEDSPYYQALQVYVNNNWLIAGADRILTLDAKLTRDQLAKYLVEMLQYSKLAQFYNQSTDLNGAADASSIINKGAAAIVLKLKLLDLKDGKFAPETVVTRAEAAEVLVRLKDLIGQTDNFLNQNQY encoded by the coding sequence ATGAACGGCATAGGAAACAGCAAGGAAGAGTTCACTCCGACATCTGGAGAGAATACATTTGGGGAGGGTACATATGGCCGAAAGAACAGGCCGTTAGTATTTGCGGCGTGTACGCTAGTGCTGCTTATGTTAAGCAGTCCTACAGCAGCCTGGGCTGACAGTAAAGTGACCATAGCTGATACGAAATTTGCAAGCGGCTCAGTCTCTTCTACATCCGTAAGTGTAACTAGTGACAAACTGCCAAAAGGAGCTAAAATTACTTCCGCCCAAGCTGACAAAGCGGTTAAGGAGATGTTCCCGCTTCTGGCTAAGGTATCGTTGGACTCGGCAGAATTTGGCCGCAAGGACAGTTACCCTGTGGATTATGATAAGAAATGGGAGCTTCGATATAATTTACAGATGGGGAATTGGGGGACCTCGTTCAGTGCTCAAGTGGACGGAGTGACCGGAGAAGTCTTAAATGTTAATCTCCCTGGGCGTCTGATTCAGTCGAGTACCAAGGAAGGAGCCTCTAAAGTTGATCAGGCCGGTGCCAAGAAGATTGCTTTAGAATGGTTAAGTGCCAAAGTTAAGGGACTGGATGTACAGAACATTAGAGAGAACAAAGGATACTATGGACAGTATGGCGCTTTATTCGTAGCTCAGGATTACTATTTCAATTTTGAAGTGCCGGTTAACGGACTTTATTCAAATTATGAGTCAGTTCAGGTTGGGGTTAGCCGTACCGGTGAAGTATCCATGTATGGTCGTAGTAAGGCGTTTGCTGAGTACCCTTCCCCTAAGCCTGCAATTACCTTGGAGAGCGCAGACCAGAAGTTCAAGTATAGCTTTGATGTAGAGCTGACTTATATTCCAGACCAGCTTAACTCCAGAAGCACACCTAAGTACTTCCTGGGATATGTACCGGTGGACAGCAGTATGAATAGTATTGACGCAGTCACCGGGAAGAAGACAGATCCTCAATATGGGACGCCTAAGAGCTTGCTGAAAGCTGAGAGTATTCCTGCTGGAGGGATTGCTTTCACTCCATCTAAGCAACCCATTGAAGACGGGGAAGAGGCAGTAGAACGGATTAAATCATTGGTTTCTATTCCTTCTGAATTCAAAGTTGACTATAAGCAGCTGACGAGAAGATGGGATAATCCTACCCGGAAGGCGTGGAACGTATCATTTAGAAATGGCAGCGAACGTAATGGGCCAACGGAAGGTATCCAGGCGGAAGTAGATGCCAATACCGGTCAGATTTTGGCTGTGTACTATAATGATTATTATCCCGAGGTGAAGGAATACAAGCCTAAGGGCAAAATTCTGAATGCCAAAGGAGCCAAAGAGAAGGCACTTCAGATTGTGAAAAAACTGGTTCCTGATGCGGCGAGTGAGTATAAGCTCACTTCAGTGATGGATAGAGACCCCAAAGTTTCTTCATCTAATTATCATTACAGCTTCAAACGGTATATCAATGGAATTCCCGTTATGAACAACTCCATTGACCTTGCGCTTAGCTCGGATGGCGTGATTCGTTCATTTTCTACGGGGGCTACAGTGAATGCTTCTGCCTTCGCGGAGAGCAAGCCTGCTATATCCAAGGAAGAAGCCAAGAGTGCGTATCTGAAAAATTGGACTATGGAGCTGAGGTATGAGCGGTTTGGCGGGACATACGAGTTGGGTGGAAGCACTACTCCTGTAAGCGTCAAGCTGGTCTATGCGCCAGTACCTAAGAGTTCAGAGCTTGGAAGTGATTACTATGCCTACAGCCCAATTGATGCCAATACAGGTAAACTTCGCGGAGGCTATGCTCCGTTCATGGCAAGCAAAGTCAACGAAGCTACCGACATTAAAGGCCACCCATTGGAAAAGGCTCTAGCCGAAGCTGTCCAGTATCGTGTTCTCCTTCCAGATGAGAACGGCCTGGTACTCCCGAATGATCAGATTAACCAAGGGGAGTGGATTAATATGGCGGCTCGGGCTCTGAATCCTGATCTAGGTTACTACTACGGCGGAGCGGACGGAGGCACAATTGCGGGTGTAACTGAGGATAGTCCTTATTATCAGGCACTACAGGTATATGTAAATAACAATTGGCTGATTGCGGGTGCAGACCGCATTCTAACCCTGGATGCTAAGCTGACCCGTGATCAGCTTGCCAAATACCTGGTTGAAATGCTGCAATATAGTAAGCTGGCCCAGTTCTACAATCAATCAACAGATCTGAATGGAGCTGCCGATGCAAGCAGTATTATCAATAAAGGCGCGGCGGCAATCGTGCTGAAGCTGAAGCTGCTTGATCTGAAGGATGGGAAGTTCGCGCCGGAGACCGTGGTTACACGTGCAGAAGCGGCAGAGGTACTGGTGCGTCTCAAGGATCTCATTGGTCAAACCGATAATTTTCTTAACCAAAACCAATACTAA